A window of the Bdellovibrio sp. ZAP7 genome harbors these coding sequences:
- a CDS encoding succinate dehydrogenase cytochrome b subunit, giving the protein MFGFLGTTVGKKYLMGITGLIWAGFVLAHMAGNMLIFVSHDAYNAYGHALTSGKIIYVAELVLVLALITHVFMAISLTKNNREAKGQKYAVAAKGAKRVSLASRTMAIQGSLILVFVILHLITFKYGQHYETNVNGVPMRDLAKLMEEVFQQPGYVVWYVVALILLGFHLKHGVGSTFQSLGLMEGTYRNVWAKLSIGYGIIVALGFISQPLYLFLTL; this is encoded by the coding sequence ATGTTTGGATTTCTCGGAACGACTGTCGGGAAAAAGTACTTAATGGGAATCACTGGTCTTATTTGGGCGGGTTTCGTGCTTGCTCACATGGCCGGAAACATGCTCATTTTCGTAAGTCACGACGCCTACAATGCTTATGGCCACGCACTTACCAGCGGTAAAATCATCTACGTTGCCGAACTAGTTCTGGTGCTGGCGTTGATCACCCACGTGTTTATGGCGATTTCTTTGACGAAAAACAATCGCGAAGCCAAAGGCCAAAAATACGCTGTGGCGGCTAAGGGCGCAAAAAGAGTTTCCCTGGCTTCACGAACAATGGCGATTCAGGGTTCATTGATTCTGGTTTTCGTTATTCTTCATTTGATCACTTTCAAGTACGGTCAACATTATGAGACCAACGTAAACGGCGTTCCCATGCGTGATCTGGCGAAATTGATGGAAGAGGTTTTCCAACAACCAGGCTATGTGGTTTGGTATGTGGTTGCCTTGATTCTGTTGGGTTTCCACTTGAAGCACGGTGTGGGCTCCACTTTCCAATCTTTGGGTTTGATGGAAGGCACTTATCGTAACGTTTGGGCTAAGCTAAGTATCGGTTACGGAATTATCGTAGCCCTTGGTTTTATCTCTCAACCTCTTTACCTCTTCCTCACTCTCTAA